The following coding sequences lie in one Arachis hypogaea cultivar Tifrunner chromosome 9, arahy.Tifrunner.gnm2.J5K5, whole genome shotgun sequence genomic window:
- the LOC112709579 gene encoding protein MAIN-LIKE 1-like: MEIRRERLDPYLRRTGFFHASLIKRFEYDNPLISAFVERWRPEMHTFHLPWGECTITLEDVAMQLGLPIDGQPVSGTLRSWSKFHQRDIWEWCHELLGEVHPGHVGTTKYNIKLKWLRTRLQQMPLELDDNGLMQYARCYILDLLGGVLLPDKANNTVHVRYLPLLADFDAIGTYSWGSVVLCWLYRSMCLATDYSVEGMAGCHTLLMSWIYYRLPFWAPNVTTPISFPLATRWAGKKGQNDYAEQRLLRHRLRLDNLQVDEFVWQPYMDPRILSRVPAEFLGHPHGDFYSAVVPLIFFRWIEILNVDRVL; the protein is encoded by the exons ATGGAAATTAGGCGGGAGAGGCTCGACCCTTATTTGAGACGTACCGGATTTTTTCATGCCTCTTTGATCAAGCGTTTCGAGTACGACAATCCACTTATTAGTGCCTTTGTGGAACGGTGGCGTCCGGAGATGCATACGTTTCATCTCCCTTGGGGTGAGTGTACTATAACTCTGGAGGATGTAGCCATGCAGCTAGGTCTACCTATAGATGGACAGCCTGTTAGCGGTACGTTGAGGTCATGGAGTAAGTTTCATCAGAGAGATATTTGGGAATGGTGTCATGAACTTCTAGGTGAGGTTCACCCCGGCCACGTAGGGACAACGAAGTACAACATCAAGTTGAAGTGGCTGAGAACTCGTCTTCAGCAGATGCCGCTTGAGTTAGATGATAATGGTCTCATGCAGTATGCACGTTGTTACATACTTGACTTGTTGGGAGGTGTGCTTCTCCCGGACAAGGCCAACAACACAGTCCATGTACGATATCTGCCATTATTGGCTGACTTTGATGCCATTGGTACCTACAGTTGGGGTAGTGTCGTCCTCTGCTGGTTATATCGTTCTATGTGCCTAGCAACAGACTACAGTGTTGAGGGTATGGCCGGGTGTCATACCTTGCTCATGTCGTGGATTTACTACAGATTACCGTTCTGGGCCCCGAATGTTACAACACCCATTAGTTTTCCTTTGGCCACGAG GTGGGCAGGGAAAAAAGGACAGAATGACTATGCTGAGCAGCGCCTACTTAGGCACCGTCTGCGCTTGGACAATCTGCAAGTCGATGAG TTTGTTTGGCAACCGTACATGGACCCCCGGATTCTGTCTAGAGTTCCCGCAGAATTCCTCGGCCACCCGCATGGAGATTTCTATAGCGCCGTTGTGCCTCTAATATTTTTCAGGTGGATTGAGATCCTAAATGTTGACCGGGTGTTATGA